A single genomic interval of Bradyrhizobium sp. sBnM-33 harbors:
- a CDS encoding bifunctional metallophosphatase/5'-nucleotidase, protein MKIFRILVAFAVVLAPAASSFAQAAAPVDLRILAINDFHGYLRPPPGGIIIADPEDSTKKITVAAGGAEHMATLVRQLRDGHKNSIFVAAGDLIGASPFLSAMFHDEPTIEALSMMGLNISAVGNHEFDEGKDELLRMQNGGCHPVDKCQGPHPFLGAKFRYLAASTIEKSSGKTVFPPYEIRAFDGIPVAFIGLTLRGTPGLVSPVGVADLEFRDEAATVNALIPELKARGVEAIVVLIHEGGLPTGDYNECAGISGPIVDIVKKFDKAVDVVVSGHTHRAYVCEIDGRLVTSGDKYGTLVTAIDLKLDPVTRDVISAKADNTIVRTATLAKDAQQTALIESYDRLAAPIANRPAGSVTATLSRVPNPAGESPLGDIIADAQLAATSGETKGGAVIAFTNPGGVRADVTRKEDGAVTYGDLFASQPFRNQLVTLTLTGKQIKDMLEQQWLDPKLPRILQVSKGFAYAWDATRPEGERVLAERMSLNGRPIDPAASYRVTVNNFLFVGGDGFTVLTQATAPQVSVYDVDALHAFFKANSPVSPTAADRITRIN, encoded by the coding sequence ATGAAAATTTTCCGTATCCTTGTAGCATTCGCGGTCGTACTGGCGCCTGCCGCGTCATCATTCGCCCAGGCCGCCGCCCCCGTCGACCTGCGCATTCTCGCGATCAATGATTTTCACGGCTACCTCCGTCCGCCGCCCGGCGGGATCATAATCGCCGATCCCGAGGACAGCACGAAGAAGATCACCGTCGCCGCCGGCGGCGCCGAGCATATGGCGACGCTGGTGCGCCAGCTTCGCGACGGCCACAAGAACTCGATCTTCGTTGCGGCCGGCGACCTGATCGGCGCCAGCCCGTTTTTATCGGCGATGTTCCATGACGAGCCAACGATCGAAGCGCTGTCGATGATGGGCTTGAATATTTCCGCGGTCGGCAATCACGAATTCGACGAAGGCAAGGACGAACTCTTGCGCATGCAGAATGGCGGCTGCCATCCGGTCGACAAATGCCAGGGGCCGCACCCGTTTCTGGGCGCGAAATTCCGCTATCTCGCCGCCAGCACGATCGAGAAGAGCAGCGGCAAGACGGTGTTTCCTCCATACGAAATTCGCGCGTTCGATGGCATTCCGGTCGCTTTCATCGGCCTGACCTTGAGGGGCACGCCGGGCCTCGTTTCACCTGTCGGCGTTGCCGACCTCGAATTCCGCGACGAGGCGGCGACAGTGAATGCGCTGATCCCGGAGTTGAAAGCGCGGGGCGTCGAGGCCATCGTCGTCCTGATCCACGAAGGCGGATTGCCGACCGGCGATTACAACGAATGCGCCGGCATTTCGGGGCCGATCGTCGACATCGTCAAAAAATTCGACAAGGCGGTGGATGTCGTGGTCTCCGGCCATACCCATCGCGCCTATGTCTGCGAGATCGACGGACGGCTCGTTACCTCCGGCGACAAATATGGCACGCTCGTCACCGCGATCGATCTCAAGCTCGATCCCGTCACGCGCGACGTCATCAGCGCCAAGGCCGACAACACCATTGTCCGCACCGCAACGCTGGCGAAGGACGCCCAGCAGACTGCGCTGATCGAATCCTATGACAGGCTTGCCGCGCCGATCGCCAACCGCCCGGCTGGCTCGGTGACCGCAACGCTGTCGCGTGTGCCGAATCCCGCCGGCGAAAGCCCGCTCGGCGACATCATCGCGGATGCGCAACTCGCGGCGACCAGCGGCGAGACGAAAGGCGGCGCAGTCATCGCCTTCACCAATCCCGGCGGCGTGCGCGCCGACGTAACGCGCAAGGAAGATGGCGCGGTGACCTATGGCGACCTGTTCGCCAGCCAGCCGTTCCGCAATCAACTGGTGACGCTGACGCTGACGGGCAAGCAGATCAAGGACATGCTGGAGCAGCAATGGCTCGATCCGAAGCTCCCGCGGATCCTGCAGGTGTCGAAGGGATTTGCCTATGCGTGGGACGCGACCAGGCCTGAGGGTGAGCGCGTGTTGGCGGAGCGGATGTCGCTGAACGGGCGACCGATCGATCCGGCCGCGAGTTATCGCGTCACCGTCAACAATTTCCTTTTCGTCGGCGGTGACGGCTTCACCGTGCTCACGCAGGCAACCGCGCCGCAAGTCAGCGTCTATGACGTCGACGCGCTGCACGCCTTTTTCAAGGCCAATAGCCCGGTCAGCCCGACCGCCGCCGATCGCATCACCAGGATAAATTAG
- the dxs gene encoding 1-deoxy-D-xylulose-5-phosphate synthase yields MQNWNIAVTTFSKTPLLDTIRTPDDLRKLKIEQVRQVADELRQETIDAVSVTGGHFGAGLGVVELTTAIHYIFDTPRDRLIWDVGHQAYPHKILTGRRDRIRTLRTGGGLSGFTKRTESDYDPFGAAHSSTSISAGLGMAVARDLSGGKNNVIAVIGDGAMSAGMAYEAMNNAGAMNSRLIVILNDNDMSIAPPVGAMSAYLSRLYSGKTYRTLRDAAKQINKRLPKILANRANRVEEYSRGFMMDGGTLFEELGFYYVGPIDGHNLDHLLPVLKNVRDMETGPILVHVVTQKGKGYAPAEASADKYHAVVKFDVATGAQAKAKPNAPAYQNVFGQSLVKEAEKDDKIVAITAAMPSGTGVDIFNKSFPERTFDVGIAEQHAVTFAAGLATEGYKPFCAIYSTFLQRGYDQVVHDVAIQSLPVRFAIDRAGLVGADGATHAGSFDNAYLGCLPNFVIMAASDEAELVHMVATQVAINDRPSAVRYPRGEGRGVEMPEFGVPLEVGKGRIVRQGNKIALLSFGTRLAECEKAADELAAHGLSTTIADARFMKPLDVDLVLKLARDHEVLLTIEEGSIGGFGSHVMQTLAEHGMLDGGLRMRAMILPDEFIDHDTPNAMYAHAGLDAKGIVAKVFDALGKDYKTETVKLA; encoded by the coding sequence ATGCAAAATTGGAATATCGCTGTGACCACATTTAGTAAAACGCCGCTTCTCGATACCATCCGCACGCCCGATGATCTACGCAAGCTCAAGATCGAGCAGGTGCGGCAGGTCGCGGACGAGCTCCGCCAGGAAACCATCGATGCCGTCTCGGTGACCGGCGGCCACTTCGGCGCCGGCCTCGGCGTCGTGGAACTGACCACCGCGATCCACTACATCTTCGACACCCCGCGCGACCGCCTGATCTGGGACGTCGGCCACCAGGCCTACCCGCACAAGATCCTGACCGGCCGCCGCGACCGCATCCGCACGCTGCGCACCGGCGGCGGCCTCTCCGGCTTCACCAAGCGCACCGAGAGCGACTACGACCCGTTCGGCGCCGCGCACTCCTCGACCTCGATCTCCGCCGGCCTCGGCATGGCCGTGGCGCGCGACCTCTCCGGCGGCAAGAACAACGTTATCGCCGTGATCGGTGACGGCGCGATGTCAGCCGGCATGGCCTATGAGGCCATGAACAATGCGGGCGCAATGAACTCGCGTCTGATCGTCATCCTTAACGACAACGACATGTCGATTGCGCCGCCGGTCGGCGCGATGAGCGCGTATCTGTCCCGCCTCTACTCCGGCAAGACGTACCGCACGCTGCGCGATGCGGCCAAACAGATCAACAAGCGCCTGCCGAAAATCCTCGCCAACCGCGCCAACCGCGTCGAGGAATATTCCCGCGGCTTCATGATGGACGGCGGCACGCTGTTCGAGGAACTCGGCTTCTATTACGTCGGCCCGATCGACGGCCATAACCTCGACCATCTGCTCCCGGTCCTCAAGAACGTCCGCGACATGGAAACCGGCCCGATCCTGGTGCACGTCGTAACGCAAAAGGGCAAGGGCTACGCCCCCGCGGAAGCTTCCGCCGACAAGTATCACGCCGTGGTCAAGTTCGACGTGGCGACCGGCGCCCAAGCCAAGGCCAAGCCGAACGCGCCGGCCTACCAGAACGTGTTCGGCCAGAGCCTGGTCAAGGAAGCCGAGAAAGACGACAAGATCGTCGCCATCACCGCCGCGATGCCGTCGGGTACCGGCGTCGACATCTTCAACAAGTCATTCCCGGAGCGCACCTTCGACGTCGGCATTGCCGAGCAGCATGCGGTGACGTTTGCGGCGGGGCTCGCCACCGAAGGCTACAAGCCGTTCTGCGCGATCTACTCGACCTTCCTGCAGCGCGGCTACGACCAGGTGGTCCATGACGTCGCGATCCAGAGCCTGCCGGTCCGCTTCGCGATCGACCGCGCCGGCCTGGTCGGCGCCGACGGCGCCACCCACGCCGGTTCGTTCGACAACGCCTATCTGGGCTGCCTGCCGAACTTCGTCATCATGGCGGCCTCAGACGAGGCCGAACTGGTGCACATGGTCGCCACGCAGGTTGCGATCAACGACCGCCCGAGCGCGGTGCGCTATCCGCGCGGCGAAGGCCGCGGCGTCGAAATGCCCGAATTCGGCGTTCCCCTCGAAGTCGGTAAGGGCCGCATCGTCCGCCAGGGCAACAAGATCGCCTTGCTCTCGTTCGGCACGCGTCTGGCCGAATGCGAGAAGGCGGCGGACGAACTCGCCGCCCACGGCCTTTCCACCACCATCGCCGATGCGCGCTTCATGAAGCCGCTCGACGTCGATCTGGTGCTGAAGCTGGCGCGCGATCACGAGGTGCTGCTCACCATCGAGGAAGGCTCGATCGGCGGCTTCGGCTCGCACGTCATGCAGACCTTGGCCGAACATGGCATGCTCGACGGCGGCTTGCGGATGCGCGCGATGATCCTGCCCGACGAGTTCATCGACCACGATACCCCGAACGCGATGTACGCCCATGCCGGCCTCGACGCCAAGGGCATTGTTGCCAAGGTGTTCGATGCGCTCGGCAAGGACTACAAGACGGAGACGGTCAAGCTCGCCTGA
- a CDS encoding histone deacetylase family protein: MTLLLTHIACLDHVTPPGHPERPDRLRAVAEVLADERFKPLTRGEAPEGSLDSVTLCHGEHYIGELRHIAPQSGMIYIDSDTSMSPGTWEAVMRGVGGAVEATDAVMSGTHQNAFVAVRPPGHHAEVSKPMGFCFFDNAAIAARHAQRKYGIGRAAIVDFDVHHGNGTQDIFWHDPTVMYCSTHQMPLFPGTGASGERGEHDTIVNAPLASEDGSAKFRAAFENLILPQLQKFSPELIIISAGFDAHYRDPLASINLKADDFGWVTRKLMDVAESTAGGRVVSVLEGGYDLQGLKESVAAHVTALIGT; encoded by the coding sequence ATGACGCTTCTTCTGACCCATATCGCTTGTCTCGACCATGTCACGCCTCCGGGGCATCCCGAGCGCCCCGATCGGCTGCGCGCGGTCGCCGAGGTGCTGGCGGATGAGCGCTTCAAGCCGCTCACGCGCGGCGAAGCGCCGGAAGGCAGTCTCGATTCGGTCACGCTGTGCCATGGCGAACATTATATCGGCGAACTCCGCCACATCGCCCCTCAGAGCGGGATGATCTATATCGACAGCGATACCTCGATGTCGCCGGGCACCTGGGAAGCGGTGATGCGCGGCGTCGGCGGCGCGGTGGAGGCGACGGATGCGGTGATGTCCGGAACCCACCAGAATGCCTTCGTCGCGGTGCGCCCGCCCGGCCATCACGCCGAAGTCTCGAAGCCGATGGGCTTCTGCTTCTTCGACAATGCCGCGATCGCCGCGCGCCATGCGCAGCGCAAATACGGCATTGGCCGCGCCGCGATCGTCGATTTCGACGTTCATCACGGCAATGGCACGCAGGACATTTTCTGGCACGATCCGACCGTGATGTATTGCTCGACGCACCAGATGCCGCTGTTTCCAGGCACTGGCGCCAGCGGCGAGCGCGGCGAGCATGACACCATCGTCAATGCGCCGCTGGCTTCCGAGGACGGCAGCGCAAAATTCCGCGCCGCGTTCGAAAATCTGATCCTGCCGCAATTGCAGAAGTTCTCGCCGGAACTGATCATCATCTCAGCCGGCTTCGACGCGCACTACCGCGACCCACTCGCCTCGATCAACCTGAAGGCGGACGATTTCGGCTGGGTCACCCGCAAGCTGATGGATGTGGCTGAGAGCACCGCCGGCGGGCGGGTTGTCTCGGTGCTGGAGGGCGGCTACGACCTGCAGGGGCTGAAAGAGTCGGTCGCGGCGCATGTCACGGCGCTGATCGGCACGTAA
- a CDS encoding exodeoxyribonuclease VII small subunit: MAENTQVDVTKLTFERAIEELESIVKRLEDGKVPLEESVAIYERGEALKRRCEELLRQAEARVDKITTDANGRVTGTEPLDVQ, encoded by the coding sequence ATGGCCGAAAACACCCAGGTAGACGTCACAAAACTCACCTTCGAGCGGGCGATCGAGGAGCTTGAATCGATCGTGAAACGGCTCGAGGACGGCAAGGTGCCGCTGGAGGAATCGGTCGCGATCTACGAACGTGGCGAGGCGCTGAAGCGCCGCTGCGAAGAATTGCTGCGGCAGGCGGAGGCCCGCGTCGACAAGATCACGACCGATGCGAACGGCCGGGTCACGGGGACCGAGCCGCTCGACGTGCAGTAA
- a CDS encoding acyl-CoA dehydrogenase → MTYRAPISDILLALNHGAGLQAAVKAGHYGDFDAEIAAAVLEEAGKFAGDVLAPLNRVGDEHGIKLADNKVTTAPGWPDAYQRWAAAGWNAVSGPEDFGGQGLPLAINAACTEIWSASNIAFGLCPLLTLSAIEALDAHGTEELKKVYLQKLVSGEWTGTMQLTEPQAGSDVGALRTRAERAGDGTYRIKGTKIFITYGDHDMTDNIVHFVLARLPDAPAGTKGISLFLIPKFLVNADGSLGERNDIYPSGVEHKLGMHASPTCTMTMGDHGGAIGYLIGEENKGMQCMFTMMNQARLGVGLEGVGIADRAYQQALAFAQERKQGRAVGKKGDGLDPIIVHPDVKRMLLQMRSMTAAARSICYATAVALDIAARAKDPKVRADAAARGALLTPIAKAFSTDIGNEVTYLGVQIHGGMGFIEETGAAQHYRDARITSIYEGTNGIQSIDLVTRKLAANGGASVWALLDELGGIVKQVEASNDPAFGTTGAKLRDALGSLERASKWLLERVASAPNDALAGATPYLRLFGSTLGGCMLAGEALAAKSHGDAGDPQRYVTVARFFAENITVQAGALEKTVTDSADAVNGADAALLG, encoded by the coding sequence ATGACTTACCGCGCGCCGATCTCCGACATCCTGCTCGCGCTCAACCACGGCGCCGGACTGCAGGCGGCCGTGAAGGCCGGCCATTACGGTGATTTCGACGCCGAGATCGCCGCCGCCGTGCTGGAGGAAGCCGGCAAATTCGCCGGCGACGTGCTGGCGCCGCTGAACCGGGTGGGCGACGAACACGGTATCAAGCTTGCGGACAACAAGGTGACGACCGCGCCGGGCTGGCCCGATGCCTATCAGCGCTGGGCCGCCGCCGGGTGGAACGCGGTGTCCGGCCCGGAAGACTTTGGCGGCCAGGGCCTGCCGCTCGCGATCAACGCCGCCTGCACCGAAATCTGGAGCGCGTCGAATATCGCCTTCGGCCTCTGCCCGCTGCTGACGCTTTCGGCGATCGAGGCGCTCGACGCCCATGGCACTGAGGAACTGAAGAAGGTCTATCTGCAAAAACTCGTCTCCGGCGAATGGACCGGCACCATGCAGCTCACCGAGCCGCAGGCCGGCTCCGACGTCGGCGCGCTGCGCACCCGTGCCGAACGCGCCGGCGACGGCACCTACCGCATCAAGGGCACCAAAATCTTCATCACCTATGGCGACCACGACATGACCGACAACATCGTGCATTTCGTGCTGGCGCGCCTGCCCGATGCGCCTGCGGGCACTAAGGGGATTTCGCTGTTTTTGATTCCGAAATTCCTCGTCAATGCCGACGGCTCGCTCGGTGAGCGTAACGACATCTATCCGTCCGGCGTCGAGCACAAGCTCGGCATGCACGCCTCCCCCACCTGCACCATGACGATGGGCGATCATGGCGGCGCGATCGGCTACCTGATCGGCGAGGAAAACAAGGGCATGCAATGCATGTTCACGATGATGAACCAGGCCCGCCTCGGCGTCGGCCTTGAAGGCGTCGGCATCGCCGACCGCGCCTATCAGCAGGCGCTGGCCTTCGCGCAAGAACGCAAACAGGGCCGCGCCGTCGGCAAGAAGGGCGACGGGCTCGATCCGATCATCGTGCATCCCGACGTCAAGCGTATGCTGTTGCAGATGCGCAGCATGACGGCCGCGGCGCGCTCGATCTGCTATGCAACGGCAGTCGCGCTCGACATTGCAGCGCGCGCCAAGGACCCCAAGGTGCGCGCCGATGCCGCCGCGCGCGGCGCGCTGCTGACGCCGATCGCAAAGGCGTTCTCCACCGATATCGGCAACGAGGTGACGTATCTCGGCGTGCAGATTCATGGCGGCATGGGCTTCATCGAGGAAACCGGCGCCGCGCAGCATTACCGCGATGCGCGCATCACCTCGATCTATGAGGGCACCAACGGCATCCAGTCGATCGACCTCGTGACACGAAAACTCGCGGCGAATGGCGGCGCATCGGTGTGGGCGCTGCTCGATGAACTCGGCGGCATCGTCAAGCAGGTCGAAGCCTCGAACGATCCGGCCTTCGGCACGACCGGCGCAAAGCTGCGCGACGCGCTCGGCTCGCTCGAGCGCGCCAGCAAGTGGCTCCTGGAGCGCGTGGCGTCTGCGCCCAACGACGCACTCGCCGGCGCCACGCCTTATCTGCGCCTGTTCGGCTCGACGCTCGGCGGCTGCATGCTGGCCGGCGAAGCGCTGGCCGCGAAGAGCCATGGCGATGCGGGCGATCCGCAGCGTTACGTGACGGTCGCGCGGTTCTTTGCTGAGAACATCACCGTGCAGGCCGGCGCGCTGGAGAAGACGGTGACGGACAGCGCCGATGCCGTGAACGGCGCGGATGCGGCATTGCTGGGGTAA
- a CDS encoding phytanoyl-CoA dioxygenase family protein has product MTTRIELSKPDTTTFAKDGALRIRRALDASDLRGLENAVASLPPDQAGIRLYGIPALRPLLTSSGAIWNVAASVLGDAARPVRAILFDKTASTNWGLPWHQDRTIVVDRRVEVEGFGPWTIKSGLLHVAPPFELLAGMVTLRVHLDAVPKTNAPLLIAPGSHRLGQIPEGRLKSVIRHCGTATCLADAGDIWLYSTPILHCSEAARAPAHRRVLQVDFAASDLPGGLTWLAI; this is encoded by the coding sequence ATGACGACGCGGATCGAACTCTCCAAACCCGACACCACGACGTTTGCAAAGGACGGCGCGTTACGCATTCGCAGGGCGCTCGATGCCTCGGATCTGCGAGGGCTCGAGAACGCAGTCGCGAGTCTACCGCCGGACCAGGCAGGCATCAGGCTGTACGGCATTCCTGCGCTTCGGCCGCTTCTGACATCATCAGGTGCGATCTGGAACGTGGCAGCCTCGGTTCTCGGCGATGCCGCTCGGCCCGTCAGAGCAATCCTTTTCGACAAGACGGCTTCTACCAACTGGGGACTCCCCTGGCATCAGGATCGAACGATCGTGGTCGACCGGCGGGTGGAGGTCGAAGGCTTTGGCCCGTGGACCATCAAGAGTGGCTTGCTTCACGTGGCGCCGCCATTTGAGCTCTTGGCGGGTATGGTGACGCTCCGCGTTCATTTGGATGCAGTGCCCAAGACGAATGCGCCGCTTCTAATCGCGCCGGGATCGCATCGGCTAGGGCAAATTCCGGAAGGCAGGCTGAAGTCGGTCATTCGACACTGCGGGACCGCCACCTGCCTTGCGGACGCCGGAGACATTTGGCTCTACTCGACGCCGATCCTGCACTGCTCGGAGGCCGCTCGCGCGCCTGCTCACCGACGAGTCCTGCAAGTCGATTTCGCAGCCAGCGATCTGCCGGGTGGGCTCACATGGCTTGCCATTTGA
- a CDS encoding TlyA family RNA methyltransferase, which produces MTDKSDSETSPRKRVDVLLVERGLFESRARARAAIEAGGVTADGRPVLKASDMIAANAELSAQPAHPYVSRGGVKLAGALEQYPIEIEGHVCLDVGASTGGFTEVLLANGASLVFAIDVGRGQLHPSLQSHPRVVSMEETDIRQFEGKRLPARPDVVVIDVSFISLKAVLPVALSLAAAPTHLLALIKPQFEAERKHSKHGIIRNAMVHQAICDDISAFAASLGCTDIQVFPSSIKGGDGNIEFFMGARRG; this is translated from the coding sequence TTGACGGACAAGAGCGACAGCGAAACCTCTCCCCGCAAGCGCGTGGACGTGCTTCTGGTCGAGCGCGGCCTGTTCGAAAGCCGCGCCCGCGCACGCGCCGCGATCGAGGCCGGCGGCGTGACGGCCGACGGCAGGCCCGTGCTGAAGGCATCGGACATGATCGCCGCCAATGCCGAATTGTCCGCCCAGCCCGCGCACCCCTACGTCTCACGCGGCGGCGTCAAGCTCGCGGGCGCGCTGGAGCAGTATCCGATCGAGATCGAGGGTCATGTCTGCCTCGATGTCGGCGCCTCCACCGGCGGCTTCACCGAAGTGCTGCTGGCGAACGGCGCGAGCCTCGTCTTCGCCATCGATGTCGGGCGCGGCCAGTTGCATCCCTCGCTGCAGAGCCATCCCAGAGTCGTGTCGATGGAAGAAACCGACATTCGCCAGTTCGAGGGCAAGCGCCTGCCCGCCCGGCCGGATGTCGTCGTGATCGACGTCAGCTTCATTTCCTTGAAGGCGGTGCTGCCGGTGGCGCTGTCGCTGGCCGCAGCCCCGACGCATCTGCTCGCGCTGATCAAGCCGCAGTTCGAGGCGGAACGAAAGCACTCCAAGCACGGCATCATCCGCAACGCGATGGTGCATCAGGCGATCTGCGACGACATCTCGGCGTTCGCCGCCTCGCTCGGCTGCACCGAC
- a CDS encoding ring-cleaving dioxygenase, with protein MQLGGIHHLTAISAKPRENLAFYTGLLGMRLVKKTVNQDDVSAYHLFYADGKANPGTDLTFFDFPAAPERRGTNSISRTGLRVAGEKTLGYWRDRLKQAGAATRDIIEVDGRLTLPFEDGEGQRLVLVDDGGVGPASPWERSPVPVEHQIRGLGPIVLTVHELSRTAFVLTEVMNMRRVREYAAHGAEIHVFEMGEGGPAAELHVLEDKASPIARQGAGGVHHVAFRTRDETQYHAWTQRLNELRIPNSGEIDRFYFRSLYFREPNGILFEIATDGPGFATDEPMESLGEKLALPPFLEPRRAAIEAGLKPIS; from the coding sequence ATGCAGCTAGGCGGAATTCATCACCTGACCGCGATTTCGGCGAAGCCGCGGGAGAATTTGGCCTTTTACACCGGCCTGCTCGGCATGCGGCTGGTGAAGAAGACCGTCAACCAGGATGACGTCAGCGCCTATCATCTGTTCTATGCCGACGGCAAAGCCAATCCCGGCACCGATCTCACCTTCTTCGATTTCCCGGCCGCGCCGGAGCGGCGCGGCACCAACTCGATCTCGCGCACCGGCCTGCGCGTCGCCGGCGAGAAGACCCTCGGCTACTGGCGGGATCGCCTCAAGCAGGCGGGCGCAGCGACCCGCGATATCATCGAAGTCGACGGCCGGCTGACGCTGCCGTTCGAGGACGGCGAGGGGCAGCGGCTGGTGCTGGTCGATGATGGCGGTGTGGGGCCGGCCTCGCCATGGGAGCGCAGCCCGGTGCCGGTCGAGCACCAGATCCGCGGGCTCGGTCCGATCGTGCTGACCGTGCACGAGCTGTCGCGCACGGCCTTCGTGCTGACCGAAGTCATGAACATGCGCCGCGTGCGCGAGTATGCCGCCCACGGCGCCGAGATTCATGTCTTCGAGATGGGCGAGGGCGGTCCCGCCGCGGAGCTGCATGTGCTCGAAGACAAGGCCTCGCCAATCGCCCGCCAGGGCGCCGGTGGCGTCCATCATGTCGCGTTCCGCACCCGCGACGAGACGCAGTATCACGCCTGGACGCAGCGGCTGAACGAGTTGCGCATCCCCAACAGCGGCGAGATCGACCGCTTCTATTTCCGCAGCCTGTATTTCCGCGAGCCCAACGGCATCCTGTTCGAGATCGCAACGGATGGCCCCGGTTTCGCGACCGACGAGCCGATGGAGAGCCTCGGCGAGAAACTGGCGCTGCCGCCGTTCCTGGAGCCGCGAAGAGCCGCGATCGAGGCCGGGCTGAAGCCGATTTCGTAG
- a CDS encoding nucleoside 2-deoxyribosyltransferase, with translation MKIYLAGPDVFLPDAIEIGRRKAAICARHGLIGLCPLDNAVDLAAADASLSIFKGNEAMMDAADAIIANLTPFRGPSADAGTVYELGYMAGRGKLCLAYSNDPAAYIERVKRNYHVTKSATGQLIDGDGLTVEDFGLPDNLMMIHALDLHGARLVTPRQRPQDIWHDLTSFEVCVALAADRATGKSD, from the coding sequence ATGAAGATCTATCTGGCAGGTCCCGATGTGTTCCTGCCCGATGCAATCGAGATCGGGCGCCGCAAGGCCGCGATCTGCGCCCGCCATGGCCTGATCGGTCTTTGTCCGCTCGATAATGCCGTCGACCTTGCCGCCGCCGACGCGTCGCTTTCGATCTTCAAGGGCAATGAAGCGATGATGGATGCGGCGGATGCGATCATTGCCAATCTTACGCCGTTTCGCGGCCCCAGTGCCGACGCCGGAACCGTCTATGAACTCGGCTACATGGCCGGCCGTGGCAAGCTCTGCCTGGCCTACAGCAACGATCCCGCAGCCTATATTGAGCGCGTAAAGCGGAACTACCACGTGACCAAATCCGCCACCGGCCAACTGATCGACGGCGACGGGCTGACGGTGGAAGATTTCGGCCTGCCCGACAATCTCATGATGATCCACGCGCTCGATCTGCATGGTGCTAGACTGGTGACGCCGCGGCAGCGGCCGCAAGATATCTGGCACGATCTCACCTCATTCGAGGTCTGCGTCGCTCTGGCGGCGGATCGCGCCACCGGCAAATCGGACTGA